The genome window GCACGATGCGCATCATGTCGCCCTCGTAGAGGCGGCCGAACTCGACCTTGAAGTCGACGAGCTGGATGCCGACGCCGAGGAAGAGGCCGGAGAGGAAATCGTTGATGCGGATGGCGAGCGCCATGATGTCGTCGATTTCCTGCGGGCTCGCCCAGCCGAAGGCGGTGATGTGCTCTTCCGACACCATCGGGTCGTCGAGCGCGTCGGCCTTGTAGTAGAACTCGATGATCGAGCGCGGCAGCACCGTGCCCTCATCGATGCCGAGGCGCTTGGCCAGCGAGCCGGCGGCGACGTTGCGCACCACCACCTCGAGCGGCACGATCTCGACTTCCTTGATCAGCTGCTCGCGCATGTTGAGCCGGCGGATGAAGTGCGTCGGCACGCCGATGCGGTTCAGGTGCGTGAAGATGTGCTCGGAAATGCGGTTGTTGAGCACGCCCTTGCCGTCGATCACATCGTGCTTCTTCTTGTTGAAGGCGGTGGCGTCGTCCTTGAAGAACTGGATCAGCGTTCCGGGCTCGGGCCCTTCGTAAAGAATCTTGGCCTTGCCTTCGTAGATGCGGCGGCGACGGTTCATGGCTATCTCTGGTCTTTGGGAGCGGCGGTGTCGCGAATGCTCCGGGTTGCGGCCGGGGCGCGGCCGGCGACAGGACTTTCTCACGCGGTCTCTAGCCTAATCCTGCCTCCGGCTCAATCGTCAATCGCCGGTGAGCCGACCAATTCAACGCAAATGCCGCGCATCGGCGCGGCGGCGCAACGCAAATGCGGCACATCGGCGCGGCGGTACGCATATTGACCGCGAAGCGACCTTTTGGTTTGTGGTCGCCACACCCATATGGGAACACGGATTCGCCACTCGAGCCGGAGGGATTTGGCATGGCCAGCATGGACGACCGCAAGGACGCCTTCGAGAAGAAGTTCGCCCACGACGAGGAACTGAAGTTCAAGGCCACTGTGCGCCGCAACAAGCTTCTCGGGCTCTGGGCCGCGGAAAAGCTCGGCAAGAGCGGCGACGAGGCCGAAGCCTACGCCAAGTCCGTCGTCGCCGCCGACTTCGAGGAAGCGGGCGACGAGGACGTGTTCCGCAAGGTTCGGGCTGATTTCGACGCCGCCGGCGTCGACCAGTCCGACCATCAGATCCGCCGCACCATGGACGAGTTGCTCGACCAGGCGATCGCGCAGGTCAAGAACGCGTGAGCCCGGCAAGGCTCGCCGCGCGGCTGGCCGCGGGCGACACCGTCTTCACGGCGTGGTCGTCGCTGCCGGACGCCCTGACGGTGGAAGTGCTGGCCGAGACCGTCATGGATGCCGTCACCCTCGACATGCAGCATGGCGGCCATCACGAGGACAGCGTGCTGCGCGGACTGGGGCCGGTCATCGCCGCCGGCAAGCCGGGTCTGGTGCGCGTTCCCGTCGGCCGGTTCGACATGGCGAGCCGCGCGCTCGATTTCGGCGCCGAGGCGGTCATCGCGCCGATGGTCAACACGCTGGACGATGCCCGGGCCTTCGCCACGGCCATGAAGTACCCGCCTGTCGGCCAGCGGTCGTGGGGGCCGAGCTTCGCCATGCCGCGCTTTCAGGCGCATGAGGCCCATGCGTGGATGAACGGGGAGAACGGGCGAACGCTCGCCTTCGCCATGATCGAGACGCGCGAGGCGCTGGCCATCGTCGACGACATCCTCGCCGTGCCGGGCATCGACGGCGTCTTCGTCGGTCCCGCCGACTTCTCCATCGCCTGGAGCGGCGGGGCGACGGTCGACCCCTCGCTGCCGCAGATGATGGACGCCATCGCCCATATCGCGGCGCGCGCGGCCGCGGCCGGCAAGCATGCGGCGATCTATGTCGTCGATCCGGCGCTTGTCGGGGGCTATGCCGCGATGGGCTTTCGCCTGATCGCGCTGGGCGGCGAGAGCCGCTACATGGCGCTGGGCGCGGCCTCGCTTCTCGATGCGGCGCGCGCGACGATGAAATAGCCGCTTCTGGCCCATCGACGCGCGGGCGGGTCCGTGGCACCTTGCCCTTAGCCGGCTATCCGGCGGTTATGGTCCTCCTCAGCGGGGTCCGCGCGGCGACGCGTTCGGACCCTTTCGATCGTCCGGGTGCTTCATGCCCATTCGTCCAGCCTCGCGCCGGGCCAGCCTTCGGCAGGCTTGCCGATGAGCACGGCCGTGTTCCTCGCGGTCATCGCGGCCGCGGCCATGCATGCGTCGTGGAACGCGCTGCTCAAGGTGCGCGGCGACCGATTCGTCTCCGTATCGCTGATGAGCGTCAGCATGGCGCTGGTCGTGCTGCCGCTCGCGCCCTTCGTGACCATGCCGGGGCGCGAGACATGGGGATGGATCGCCGCGTCGCTCGTCTTCCACACCGGCTATAAATATTACCTGACGCGCGCCTACGAGACCGGCGACCTGGCGCTCGCCTATCCGCTGGCGCGGGGCACGGCCCCGCTTCTGGCGACGGTCGGCGGCGTGCTGCTTCTGGCGGAGATTCCGGGTCCCGTGGCGATTTCGGGAATCCTTCTCCTGAGTTGCGGCGTTTTCCTGATGTCGTTTCGCGGCAGCCGCGCGCTCGGCGCCTATGACGGGCGCTCCGTCTTCTTCGCCCTCGTGACCTCCGTCTTCATCGCCGGCTACACGCTGACCGACGGCTCCGGCGCGCGCTCGGCCGCGGATGCGACCAGCTACGCGGTGTGGCTGTTCATGTGCGAGGGGCTGTGGTCGCTCGTTTTCTGCCTCGCGCTGCGCGGGCCGAAGGCGCTGCGCACGATGGCCGGCGAATGGAAGGTCGGGCTGGTCGGCGGCTTCCTGAGCGCCGTCGCCTACTGGATCGCGATGTGGGCGATGACCAAGGCGCCGATCGCCACGGTCGGGGCTCTGCGGGAAACATCGATCCTGTTCGCCATGGCGCTCTCGACCCTCGTGCTCGGCGAGCGGCTGACGCGCTGGCGGGTCGCGGCCGGGCTGCTGATCGTCGGCGGCATGGTGGCGCTTCGCTTCGGCTAGAGCATTTTGCAGTCAGACGGAATCGTCTGACGTCGCATAAATGCGGCTAAAGGAAAGAAGCTGGAGCAGCGGAAGTAGTGTTCGTCAGAACGCCCGCTGCTCCAGCGCATGGCGATCCTGCGGATTCGCGCCTTGTGCGCGGCCGTCGCTGCGGCTACCTCTCGGGCAGGCGAACGATGGGAGCGGGAATGAACAGGAACGAGGTAAAGCCGGTCGGCGAACTGACGCTGCGCACGCTGGCCATGCCGGCCGATGCCAATGCCGCCGGCGACATCTTCGGCGGCTGGGTGATGGCGCAGATGGACCTTGCCTGCGGCATCCGCGCCGCCGAGCGTGCCAAGGGCAGGGTGGTGACGGCGGCGGTCAAGGAAATGGCGTTCGCCAAGCCGATGAAGGTCGGCGACACGCTGTGCATCTATATCGACATCACCAAGGTCGGCCGCACTTCGATGACGCTGCGCGTCGAGGCGTGGGCGCAGCGCTACCTCTCCGACCTGATGGAGCGGGTCACGCATGCCGACTTCATCATGGTCGCGCTCGACGGGGTCGGCAAGCCGACGCCCATCCCGGCGGAGAGCTGAGCGGCCTTGAAGCGCGTCGCGCAACGGTGAAGCGGTCTATCCTTTTGTCTTTCGTAATTCCGGACAGAAAAGTGCTTCACACTTTTCCTGGAATTACTCTAGCGGCCGTTCCCGTCGAATCGCTCGCGCGCCGCGTTGATGCGGTCGATGTTCTCCCGCGCCCATAGCGCCAGCGCCTTGACCGGCACCAGCAGCTCGCGCCCGAGCGATGTGAGCTCGTAATCGACGCGGGGCGGCACCGTCGGATAGACGGTGCGCGTCACCAGCCCGTCGCGCTCCAGTCCGCGCAGCGTCGTGGTCAGCATCTTCTGCGAGATGTTGCCGATCAGCCGCCGCAATTCGTTGAATCGCATCGGGCCGTCGCTCAGGAATTCCACCACCAGCACCGTCCACTTGTCGCCGACGCGCGACAGGATGCGGCTCACACCCTCGCAGGTGGTTTCGTCATGGTGACTCAGTGTCAACGAAGTGCCTCCTTGTGCGCTGCGAAAGCAGTCTCCTATATAGCCCCAGTATCCAAAGGATACCACGAAAGTTTCCCGGCACATCCAGCCAAACGAAAAGGAATCGTCCATGTCCAAACCCAGGATCGGCATCATCGTCGGCTCCACCCGCCCCGGCCGCTTCGGCGACAAGCCGGCCGAATGGATCGCCGAGCGCGCCAGGGCCACCGGCGAGTTCGAGGTCGAGGTTCTCGACCTGCGCGACTACAAGCTGCCGTTCTTCGACGAGCAGGCCTCGCCGGCCTGGGCCCCCTCGCAGGCGCCCGGCGCCAAGGAGTGGCAGGAGAAGATCGCCAGCCTCGACGGCTACATCGCCACCGCGGCGGAGTACAATCGCGGCCCGACCGGCGTGTTGAAGAACGCGCTCGACTACGCCTACAACGAGTGGAACCGCAAGGCGATCGGCTTCGTCGGCTATGGCGGCGTCGGCGGCGCCCGCGCGGTCGAGCAGCTTCG of Aquamicrobium sp. contains these proteins:
- the purC gene encoding phosphoribosylaminoimidazolesuccinocarboxamide synthase — translated: MNRRRRIYEGKAKILYEGPEPGTLIQFFKDDATAFNKKKHDVIDGKGVLNNRISEHIFTHLNRIGVPTHFIRRLNMREQLIKEVEIVPLEVVVRNVAAGSLAKRLGIDEGTVLPRSIIEFYYKADALDDPMVSEEHITAFGWASPQEIDDIMALAIRINDFLSGLFLGVGIQLVDFKVEFGRLYEGDMMRIVLADEISPDSCRLWDIATNDKLDKDRFRRDMGGLVEAYQEVARRLGIMNENEPPRPSGPVLVSSKPDKGSVH
- a CDS encoding DUF1476 domain-containing protein, producing MASMDDRKDAFEKKFAHDEELKFKATVRRNKLLGLWAAEKLGKSGDEAEAYAKSVVAADFEEAGDEDVFRKVRADFDAAGVDQSDHQIRRTMDELLDQAIAQVKNA
- a CDS encoding HpcH/HpaI aldolase/citrate lyase family protein, which gives rise to MSPARLAARLAAGDTVFTAWSSLPDALTVEVLAETVMDAVTLDMQHGGHHEDSVLRGLGPVIAAGKPGLVRVPVGRFDMASRALDFGAEAVIAPMVNTLDDARAFATAMKYPPVGQRSWGPSFAMPRFQAHEAHAWMNGENGRTLAFAMIETREALAIVDDILAVPGIDGVFVGPADFSIAWSGGATVDPSLPQMMDAIAHIAARAAAAGKHAAIYVVDPALVGGYAAMGFRLIALGGESRYMALGAASLLDAARATMK
- a CDS encoding EamA family transporter, whose product is MSTAVFLAVIAAAAMHASWNALLKVRGDRFVSVSLMSVSMALVVLPLAPFVTMPGRETWGWIAASLVFHTGYKYYLTRAYETGDLALAYPLARGTAPLLATVGGVLLLAEIPGPVAISGILLLSCGVFLMSFRGSRALGAYDGRSVFFALVTSVFIAGYTLTDGSGARSAADATSYAVWLFMCEGLWSLVFCLALRGPKALRTMAGEWKVGLVGGFLSAVAYWIAMWAMTKAPIATVGALRETSILFAMALSTLVLGERLTRWRVAAGLLIVGGMVALRFG
- a CDS encoding acyl-CoA thioesterase → MNRNEVKPVGELTLRTLAMPADANAAGDIFGGWVMAQMDLACGIRAAERAKGRVVTAAVKEMAFAKPMKVGDTLCIYIDITKVGRTSMTLRVEAWAQRYLSDLMERVTHADFIMVALDGVGKPTPIPAES
- a CDS encoding winged helix-turn-helix transcriptional regulator, which gives rise to MTLSHHDETTCEGVSRILSRVGDKWTVLVVEFLSDGPMRFNELRRLIGNISQKMLTTTLRGLERDGLVTRTVYPTVPPRVDYELTSLGRELLVPVKALALWARENIDRINAARERFDGNGR
- a CDS encoding NADPH-dependent FMN reductase — translated: MSKPRIGIIVGSTRPGRFGDKPAEWIAERARATGEFEVEVLDLRDYKLPFFDEQASPAWAPSQAPGAKEWQEKIASLDGYIATAAEYNRGPTGVLKNALDYAYNEWNRKAIGFVGYGGVGGARAVEQLRLISVELQMAPVRSGVHIVWADYMQVASGDKKLGDFDHLNQAADDMLGQIAWWAKALKTAREA